AGATGCCCGCATCCTCGCTTGATCTGCCTACCGAGATTGGTCTTCGACCCTACGGCAGGTTGCGGGCCATGACGATGCGCTGGACCTGGTTGGTGCCCTCGTAGATCTGGGTGATCTTCGCGTCGCGCATCATGCGCTCCAGCGGGTAGTCGCGGGTGTAGCCGTAGCCGCCGAGGAGCTGGACCGCGTCGGTGGTGACCTCCATGGCCACGTCGGAGGCGAAGCACTTCGCCGCCGCGCCGAAGAAGGTCAGGTCGGCGTCGACGCGCTGGGACTTGGCCGCCGCCGCGTAGGTGAGCTGGCGGGCCGCCTCCAGCTTCATGGCCATGTCGGCGAGCATGAACTGGATGCCCTGGAACTCCGCGATCGCCTTGCCGAACTGCTTGCGCTCGTGGACGTAGCCCTTGGCGTAGTCCAGCGCGCCCTGGGCGATGCCGAGGGCCTGGGCGGCGATGGTGATGCGGGTGTGGTCGAGGGTCTTCATCGCCGTGGCGAAGCCGGTGCCCTCGGCGCCGATCATGCGGTCGGCGGGGATGCGGACGTTGTCGAAGTAGACCTCACGGGTGGGCGAGCCCTTGATGCCGAGCTTCTTCTCCGGCGCGCCGAAGGAGACGCCCTCGTCACCCTTCTCCACCACGAACGCCGAGATGCCCTTCGACCGCTTCTCGGGGTCGGTCACGGCCATCACCGTGTAGTACTCGGAGACACCGGCGTTGGTGATCCAGCGCTTGACGCCGTTGAGCACCCAGAAGTCGCCGTCACGGACCGCGCGGGTCTTCATGCC
This genomic interval from Streptacidiphilus rugosus AM-16 contains the following:
- a CDS encoding acyl-CoA dehydrogenase, which encodes MSTDFDLFQISEEHQMLRETVRNLAEAKIAPFAAEVDEQGRFPQEALDALVASELHAVHVPEEYGGAGADALATVIVIEEVARVCASSSLIPAVNKLGSLPVVLSGSEELKRKYLAPLAAGDGMFSYCLSEPDAGSDAAGMKTRAVRDGDFWVLNGVKRWITNAGVSEYYTVMAVTDPEKRSKGISAFVVEKGDEGVSFGAPEKKLGIKGSPTREVYFDNVRIPADRMIGAEGTGFATAMKTLDHTRITIAAQALGIAQGALDYAKGYVHERKQFGKAIAEFQGIQFMLADMAMKLEAARQLTYAAAAKSQRVDADLTFFGAAAKCFASDVAMEVTTDAVQLLGGYGYTRDYPLERMMRDAKITQIYEGTNQVQRIVMARNLP